In Candidatus Limnocylindrales bacterium, a single window of DNA contains:
- the nirK gene encoding copper-containing nitrite reductase encodes MNNANKYDRILSLLAMGVLVAFVVAAIVLYNLGNTNIPISAQSSDREVKTLSKSADSTLDTKGTTSTGIHEHALGLPRSADTGVKTVSQPADSASRSGENTSATEKSPTSYTPNVTFTLKTSLAEEKLVFIGVGGAIDGVVNPTLPVMLDNVVQVTLINGDGVLHDITFPDFNAKSEEIARKGASSVITFRVTKKGEFPYFCSLPGHRQAGMEGKIVVGEAGEIISPAGVSVVRNPTDLPPPIGTRPAQTVRVDLETIELKGQLAEGTTYTYWTYNGKVPGPFIRVRVGDTVEVHLKNHGDSRMIHSVDFHAVTGPGGGAAVTQASPNTEKAFTFKAMNPGLYVYHCATPMVAHHIANGMYGLILVEPEGGLPEVNREFYVMQGEIYTQNPFGKHGYQEFSVEKLLAETPEYFVLNGAVGALTKEYPMQAKVGETVRIFFGVGGPNFTSSFHVIGEIFDRVYNQASLTAPPLTDVQTTLVPPGGAAMVEFKLEVPGRYILVDHALSRLERGLVGFLMAEGPENLEVFHRLGPEGAQNIDEKTQQASSLH; translated from the coding sequence ATGAACAACGCCAATAAGTATGATCGGATTCTTTCACTGTTGGCCATGGGGGTTCTTGTTGCCTTTGTGGTGGCTGCTATTGTTCTTTATAATCTCGGTAATACGAATATTCCCATTTCTGCACAATCTTCAGATAGAGAGGTAAAAACTTTATCCAAGTCGGCGGATTCCACCCTTGACACGAAGGGTACTACAAGTACTGGGATCCACGAACATGCCTTAGGGCTGCCGAGATCTGCGGATACAGGTGTGAAAACTGTATCCCAACCCGCAGACTCTGCCTCCAGGAGTGGGGAGAATACTTCTGCTACAGAGAAAAGTCCTACCTCTTACACACCTAATGTTACCTTCACATTGAAGACGAGCCTTGCCGAGGAAAAACTTGTCTTTATCGGCGTAGGAGGAGCTATTGATGGGGTTGTGAATCCCACCCTGCCGGTTATGTTGGATAATGTGGTACAGGTTACCTTGATTAACGGGGATGGGGTTTTACATGATATTACCTTTCCCGATTTTAATGCCAAGTCTGAAGAGATTGCCCGTAAAGGAGCCAGTAGTGTAATTACATTCCGGGTGACTAAGAAAGGAGAGTTCCCCTACTTTTGCTCATTACCCGGTCATCGGCAAGCTGGAATGGAAGGTAAAATCGTTGTTGGAGAAGCCGGAGAAATCATTTCTCCTGCGGGGGTAAGCGTCGTTCGTAATCCCACGGATTTACCCCCTCCCATTGGAACCCGTCCTGCTCAGACAGTACGGGTAGATCTAGAAACTATAGAGCTGAAGGGGCAGTTGGCAGAGGGTACCACCTACACCTACTGGACTTACAATGGCAAGGTTCCAGGCCCCTTTATACGGGTACGTGTGGGCGATACCGTGGAAGTCCATTTGAAAAACCATGGAGATAGCCGAATGATCCACTCGGTAGATTTCCATGCAGTGACTGGCCCCGGCGGAGGTGCAGCCGTAACACAGGCTTCTCCCAATACAGAGAAAGCCTTTACTTTTAAAGCGATGAATCCAGGCCTTTACGTCTATCACTGTGCAACCCCCATGGTAGCCCATCACATTGCCAATGGGATGTACGGTCTTATCCTGGTAGAACCGGAAGGTGGCTTACCTGAAGTGAATCGTGAGTTTTATGTGATGCAGGGTGAGATTTATACTCAAAATCCCTTTGGAAAACATGGGTATCAAGAATTCAGTGTAGAGAAACTCCTGGCGGAAACGCCTGAATACTTCGTATTGAATGGAGCAGTTGGAGCTCTCACCAAGGAATATCCTATGCAAGCCAAGGTAGGGGAGACGGTACGTATCTTCTTTGGCGTCGGAGGTCCCAACTTTACTTCGTCCTTCCATGTGATTGGTGAAATCTTTGATCGGGTTTATAACCAGGCATCCCTCACGGCTCCTCCCCTGACCGATGTGCAGACAACGCTGGTACCCCCCGGGGGGGCGGCCATGGTAGAGTTTAAACTGGAAGTTCCTGGACGTTACATCTTAGTGGACCACGCCCTCTCGCGGTTAGAACGGGGTCTGGTAGGTTTCCTGATGGCCGAAGGGCCGGAGAATCTTGAAGTATTTCATAGATTAGGACCGGAAGGCGCTCAGAATATCGACGAAAAAACTCAACAGGCCAGTTCCCTTCACTAG
- a CDS encoding hemerythrin domain-containing protein: protein MEESIKTYFEKDHNRLDELFRNFQRLKKVDYPKAKEFFKEFKFGLQRHIVWEEEILFLMFEQKTGMAYSGPTRVMRIEHEQIRKHLEAIHEKVQKQDPDSEEEEQMLLSVLSLHNQKEEYILYPTIDKSLSDPEREAIFAAMKNIPEERYKICCRNLSNG, encoded by the coding sequence ATGGAAGAGAGTATTAAGACCTACTTTGAAAAAGACCATAACCGTTTAGATGAGCTTTTTAGAAATTTTCAAAGGCTTAAAAAGGTGGATTATCCAAAAGCTAAAGAATTCTTCAAGGAATTTAAGTTTGGCCTGCAAAGACATATTGTTTGGGAAGAGGAGATTCTTTTCCTCATGTTTGAACAAAAAACCGGTATGGCTTACAGTGGTCCCACCCGGGTCATGCGGATAGAACATGAGCAGATAAGAAAACATTTAGAAGCGATTCATGAAAAGGTTCAAAAGCAGGATCCTGATAGTGAGGAAGAAGAGCAAATGCTTTTATCGGTACTTTCTTTGCATAACCAAAAGGAGGAGTATATTCTTTATCCCACCATTGATAAATCCCTCTCTGATCCGGAGAGGGAAGCAATTTTTGCAGCTATGAAGAATATACCTGAAGAGCGTTATAAGATATGTTGCAGAAATCTTTCAAATGGATAA
- a CDS encoding sigma-54 dependent transcriptional regulator, producing MELPKILIVDDDREMVETLASLFEKNGYGVSVALSGGEALEILKTGGTISLALVDLMMPLIDGIALMEKLKEVDPDIAVILMTGYGTIQTAVEAIKRGADDFILKPFDKNMILKKVGRAVEMCELREKVAKLQDQVDSISGFEEIVAISRKMREVVDKALVASQSDIPVLIIGETGTGKEILARAIHRRSQRRDKPFVPINCGALPKELIESELFGYKKGSFTGAIRDHKGLFVSATGGTLFLDEISEMPKDAQVKLLRVLQDGRVRAIGDTREIEVDVRVLSASNRPVEELKGQYLREDLYYRISTLTIVIPPLRERREDIPLLAERFVRKYGEKYGHRLRIEKEVFGLLQDYPFYGNVRELESMMEGIIATAGEKKENLTVQDIKTMFKKHKSEGDFEQAREATLYGTSALSLEQVEKFAIEQALRVAGGNKSKAAEILGISRDSLYRKIKRYRISF from the coding sequence ATGGAATTGCCTAAAATTTTAATTGTTGATGACGATAGAGAGATGGTCGAGACCCTTGCTAGCCTCTTCGAAAAGAACGGATACGGTGTTTCTGTGGCTCTATCTGGAGGGGAGGCTCTTGAGATCCTTAAGACCGGGGGTACTATCAGTCTGGCACTGGTAGATCTCATGATGCCGTTGATCGATGGCATTGCCCTCATGGAGAAGCTCAAGGAGGTGGACCCTGACATAGCCGTCATTCTCATGACCGGATATGGCACCATCCAGACAGCTGTTGAGGCCATAAAGCGGGGAGCCGACGATTTCATCTTAAAGCCATTTGATAAGAATATGATTCTGAAAAAGGTAGGACGGGCTGTGGAGATGTGCGAATTGAGAGAGAAAGTGGCCAAGCTTCAGGATCAGGTGGATAGCATATCAGGGTTTGAGGAAATCGTTGCTATCTCTAGGAAGATGCGAGAGGTTGTTGACAAGGCTTTGGTAGCCTCCCAATCCGACATCCCGGTGCTGATAATCGGTGAGACCGGAACCGGCAAAGAGATTTTGGCAAGGGCAATTCATCGCAGGAGTCAGAGGAGGGATAAACCCTTTGTGCCAATCAATTGTGGAGCCCTACCTAAAGAGTTGATTGAGAGCGAGCTTTTTGGATACAAGAAGGGTTCTTTTACAGGGGCCATCCGGGATCATAAAGGACTTTTTGTATCGGCTACCGGAGGGACTCTATTTCTGGATGAGATCAGCGAGATGCCTAAAGACGCTCAGGTTAAGTTGCTTCGAGTACTTCAGGATGGGAGAGTGCGAGCCATTGGAGATACCCGAGAAATAGAAGTGGATGTTCGGGTTTTATCAGCTTCTAATCGACCTGTGGAGGAGCTTAAAGGTCAGTACCTCCGTGAAGACCTTTATTATCGGATATCGACGTTGACCATTGTTATTCCCCCTTTGCGGGAGAGAAGGGAAGATATCCCCTTGTTGGCGGAAAGGTTTGTAAGGAAATATGGAGAGAAATATGGACACCGGTTAAGGATAGAAAAGGAAGTATTCGGCCTTCTTCAAGACTATCCGTTTTACGGCAATGTCCGGGAATTGGAAAGCATGATGGAAGGAATTATAGCAACAGCCGGGGAGAAAAAAGAGAATCTCACGGTGCAGGATATTAAAACAATGTTTAAGAAACATAAATCGGAAGGAGACTTTGAACAGGCAAGAGAGGCTACGCTTTATGGCACTTCCGCGCTTTCCCTGGAACAGGTGGAGAAGTTTGCCATTGAACAGGCTTTAAGGGTGGCCGGGGGAAACAAATCCAAAGCGGCTGAGATCTTGGGTATCTCCCGGGACTCGCTTTATAGGAAGATAAAGCGATACCGTATCTCTTTCTGA
- a CDS encoding TonB-dependent receptor has translation MLGMEPLRIQAVEAPKEPTKLEPVIVTSTRIEQPLVKVPAAVGIVEKEDIQLGQQTVGLEESLEKIPGLLFQNRFNFAQDLRISIRGFGARAGFGIRGIKILLDGIPETLPDGQGNLDSIDLGSAERIEVIRGPVSSLYGNASGGVISVFTESGPEQPFLESRASLGEFGFQQYRLKSGGEWGPMNYLVNLTRLELDGWREHSGTENTLFNSKFQFTLNEASNLTALVNFVDTTSDSPGGLTQAQVDSDRRQASSRNLQFDAGEEVNQERVGMVYRNQFTPNHELTATTYYTSRSLDSNLPFQSGGAVDLERFVVGGGVKYIYSRQIFGKQNRLVVGIDLEHQNDDRQRFNNDNGKRGSLTFDQTEKVSTVGPFVQNEFSFLENLTLTLGGRYDRVQFEVDDHFLSDGDDSGDRTLDKFSPRVGLLYSWSPSFNLYGNISTTFETPTTTEFANPSGAGGFNPNLEPMTAVNYEVGVKGDFKGKLRYELAAFTVRAKDELIPFQLPDFPGRTFYQNAGKSTRNGMELGLKAELLKGLTLTGAYTYSDFFFEEFQTAEGVFDGNRIPGIPRNQIYGEIAYFHPSGLYGVWNVLFVDEVFADNANTVKSDAYTLSDLRLGYTKHSGNWEFSPFIGLNNLFDEEYNANVIINAGGGRFFEPAPGFNVYGGIQLGYSFF, from the coding sequence ATGTTAGGGATGGAGCCCTTAAGGATTCAGGCAGTAGAAGCACCAAAAGAACCGACTAAACTGGAACCCGTTATCGTTACTTCGACACGAATCGAACAACCCCTGGTTAAAGTTCCCGCAGCGGTTGGAATTGTTGAAAAAGAGGATATTCAACTCGGTCAACAGACTGTGGGTTTAGAAGAATCTTTAGAAAAGATCCCAGGGCTCCTCTTTCAAAATCGGTTTAACTTTGCTCAGGATTTGCGAATTTCTATTCGGGGATTTGGAGCCCGGGCCGGATTCGGAATCCGTGGAATCAAGATCCTGTTAGATGGAATTCCAGAAACTTTACCTGACGGTCAGGGTAACCTGGATAGCATTGACCTGGGTTCGGCTGAACGGATCGAGGTTATTCGAGGTCCTGTTTCTTCCCTCTATGGAAATGCATCGGGAGGCGTAATTAGTGTCTTTACAGAAAGTGGACCGGAGCAACCGTTTCTAGAAAGTCGGGCCTCATTGGGAGAATTTGGCTTTCAACAATATCGATTGAAATCTGGAGGTGAGTGGGGGCCCATGAATTATTTGGTGAATTTAACCCGCCTGGAACTGGATGGATGGAGAGAGCATAGTGGAACGGAGAATACATTATTTAACAGTAAATTTCAGTTTACCCTTAACGAGGCTTCCAACTTAACAGCACTGGTTAATTTTGTTGATACGACTTCAGATAGCCCGGGCGGCCTGACCCAGGCTCAGGTTGACTCAGATCGCCGGCAGGCCAGTAGCCGTAATCTGCAATTTGATGCCGGAGAAGAAGTAAACCAGGAACGGGTAGGTATGGTCTACCGAAACCAGTTTACTCCAAACCATGAACTTACAGCCACTACCTATTATACTTCCCGATCTTTGGATAGTAACCTTCCATTTCAGAGCGGAGGGGCTGTAGATCTGGAACGATTTGTGGTGGGAGGGGGAGTCAAATACATTTACTCCCGTCAGATCTTCGGTAAACAAAATCGGCTGGTAGTTGGGATAGACCTGGAGCATCAAAATGACGATCGTCAGCGGTTTAACAATGACAATGGAAAGCGTGGCAGTTTAACCTTTGACCAAACCGAAAAGGTTAGTACGGTGGGACCCTTTGTCCAAAACGAGTTTAGTTTCCTGGAAAATCTGACTTTAACCTTAGGAGGCCGTTATGATCGGGTTCAATTTGAGGTGGACGATCATTTCCTGTCCGATGGGGACGACTCTGGGGATCGGACTCTGGATAAATTCAGTCCCAGGGTTGGGTTACTTTACAGTTGGTCTCCATCCTTCAATTTGTATGGAAACATCTCAACTACCTTTGAAACTCCAACTACCACAGAATTTGCCAACCCTTCAGGAGCCGGGGGGTTTAATCCGAACCTGGAACCGATGACCGCAGTCAATTACGAAGTAGGGGTTAAAGGGGACTTCAAAGGAAAGTTACGTTACGAACTGGCCGCGTTTACCGTTCGAGCTAAGGATGAACTGATTCCCTTTCAATTACCGGACTTTCCAGGTCGTACCTTTTATCAGAATGCAGGAAAATCGACACGGAATGGAATGGAATTAGGTCTCAAGGCAGAACTCCTTAAAGGTCTCACCCTCACCGGAGCTTATACCTATTCAGACTTCTTTTTCGAAGAATTTCAGACAGCAGAGGGGGTATTCGATGGCAATCGAATCCCGGGAATCCCTAGAAATCAGATATATGGAGAAATTGCTTATTTTCATCCTTCAGGGTTATACGGGGTTTGGAACGTTTTATTTGTAGATGAAGTTTTTGCAGACAATGCTAACACGGTAAAGAGTGATGCCTATACGCTTTCCGATTTACGCCTGGGATACACGAAGCACTCTGGGAATTGGGAGTTCTCTCCTTTTATTGGACTGAACAATTTATTTGATGAGGAATATAACGCCAATGTGATCATTAACGCCGGAGGGGGGAGGTTTTTCGAACCGGCACCGGGTTTCAACGTATATGGGGGAATCCAGCTAGGTTATTCTTTCTTCTAA
- a CDS encoding ATP-binding protein — MKRRFEEPRLAPTCGACSLLVLSAEAVVLFNPDRRIIEWNPTAEKLYGYGRKEVLGRLLKTIPRGREEEFKMLMDRVKNGEKVYDLETKRLARNGEEIDVSINLSYFHDPQTHKPYFIEVAKDIREKIKLRQWLIEMEKLTSMGKMAAGTAHHLNTPLTSMLLRVQMIKERFQDPLLQPELDRLEGGIKFCQEFVQKLLQFARRTSMEKKSTELRELVDSVITFFKPTLKVRKVNVILDESELRGKRILADRSQIEALLSAILMNAIDAMPDGGEIRVASRLVNSTSFDPAQNRSFDLAQNRFHQAQGNPQIEISITDNGIGIPEKHLPHIFEPFYTTKESGKGTGLGLSIAQNIVREHDGSITVVSKEGKGTTVSIRFPLFQYENLEGKINGIA; from the coding sequence ATGAAAAGAAGGTTTGAGGAGCCGAGACTCGCTCCTACCTGCGGGGCGTGTTCGTTATTGGTACTCTCTGCCGAGGCAGTAGTTTTATTCAATCCAGACAGAAGGATCATAGAGTGGAACCCAACCGCAGAGAAACTTTACGGTTATGGACGTAAGGAAGTTCTTGGGAGGTTGTTAAAGACGATACCCAGGGGCAGGGAAGAAGAGTTTAAGATGCTCATGGATAGGGTCAAAAATGGTGAAAAGGTATACGATCTTGAAACTAAGAGACTGGCAAGGAATGGGGAGGAAATAGATGTAAGCATCAACCTCTCGTATTTCCATGATCCCCAGACTCACAAACCTTATTTCATAGAAGTAGCCAAAGATATCCGCGAGAAGATCAAGCTACGACAATGGTTGATTGAAATGGAAAAACTCACCTCCATGGGTAAGATGGCTGCTGGAACCGCCCACCACTTAAATACTCCTTTAACTTCAATGCTTCTTAGAGTCCAGATGATAAAGGAAAGATTTCAAGATCCGCTACTACAACCGGAGCTTGACAGGCTGGAAGGGGGAATAAAATTTTGTCAGGAGTTTGTTCAAAAGCTCCTTCAGTTTGCACGTAGAACGAGCATGGAGAAAAAAAGCACGGAACTTAGAGAGTTGGTGGATTCTGTGATTACGTTCTTCAAGCCCACTTTAAAGGTTAGAAAGGTCAATGTTATTTTGGATGAGAGTGAGTTGCGAGGTAAGAGGATCCTGGCAGATCGAAGCCAGATTGAAGCTTTGCTGTCAGCGATTCTCATGAATGCCATTGACGCAATGCCTGATGGAGGTGAAATTCGGGTGGCCTCTAGGCTCGTGAATTCAACCTCCTTCGATCCTGCTCAAAACAGATCCTTCGACTTAGCTCAGAACAGGTTTCACCAGGCTCAGGGTAACCCTCAGATTGAGATCAGCATAACCGATAACGGCATAGGTATACCCGAGAAACACCTTCCACATATTTTTGAACCATTTTATACCACTAAGGAGTCCGGGAAGGGGACCGGACTGGGTTTATCCATAGCTCAAAACATTGTCCGAGAACATGATGGTTCGATAACAGTGGTTAGCAAAGAGGGAAAAGGGACTACGGTTAGTATCCGTTTTCCACTTTTCCAGTATGAAAACTTAGAGGGTAAAATCAATGGAATTGCCTAA
- a CDS encoding TIGR04053 family radical SAM/SPASM domain-containing protein — translation MDFNDRPFTVVWETTRACDLACLHCRADAVVQRNPFELTTEEAYQLIGMIKEFNRPYPLFILTGGDPLKRPDIYEIIASATQEGLRVAMTPSATPLVTKDVIKRLAEAGLTRLALSLDGSMAEVHDGFRGVSGSFAHTLHIVEWCREFGIETQIHTTVTRHSLEDLPRIVDRIAPWGIKLWALFFLIATGRAARPEIRKLNIRANDFERVFNWLYDLSKSAPYDITPREGYHYRRVLLQRRAQEMGIPVERLLKQISQKPTTPGELVSVLNRPQIPRAPLGVNDGKGIVFISHTGTVQPSGFLPHGGGNVRKNPLTEIYRHSPLFTQIRDYSQLKGKCGVCEFKDICGGSRARAYAVTGDYMQSDPYCIYRPQKPKESNNGSLIRSGQPRSGF, via the coding sequence ATGGATTTTAATGATCGTCCCTTTACAGTGGTGTGGGAAACGACAAGGGCCTGTGATCTGGCCTGTCTTCATTGTCGAGCCGATGCGGTCGTCCAACGTAACCCTTTCGAACTTACAACCGAAGAAGCCTATCAACTCATCGGCATGATCAAGGAATTTAATCGGCCTTACCCCTTGTTCATTTTAACAGGAGGCGACCCCCTCAAACGGCCTGATATTTATGAAATTATTGCTTCGGCTACTCAGGAAGGTTTACGGGTTGCCATGACCCCTTCGGCAACTCCCCTGGTTACAAAGGATGTCATAAAACGCCTGGCTGAGGCTGGTCTAACTCGTCTTGCTTTGAGTCTGGATGGGAGTATGGCCGAAGTTCATGATGGATTCAGGGGTGTCTCCGGTTCTTTTGCCCATACCTTACATATCGTAGAATGGTGTCGAGAGTTTGGTATTGAAACCCAAATTCATACCACCGTTACCCGACATAGCCTGGAAGACCTACCTCGTATTGTAGATAGGATTGCCCCATGGGGTATCAAGCTATGGGCTTTGTTCTTCTTAATTGCGACCGGACGTGCCGCCCGTCCTGAAATTCGAAAGCTCAATATTCGTGCCAATGACTTTGAACGGGTCTTCAACTGGCTTTACGATTTGAGTAAATCTGCCCCCTATGATATCACCCCTCGGGAGGGATACCATTACCGGCGGGTCCTGTTACAAAGGCGAGCTCAGGAAATGGGTATACCCGTAGAGAGGCTCCTTAAACAAATCTCCCAAAAGCCCACTACGCCCGGGGAATTAGTGTCTGTCCTAAACCGACCTCAGATCCCTCGAGCCCCATTGGGGGTAAACGATGGAAAAGGAATTGTCTTCATCTCTCATACCGGAACTGTACAACCCAGTGGTTTTTTACCCCATGGGGGGGGTAATGTACGAAAAAACCCTCTGACTGAGATTTACCGTCACTCCCCCCTATTTACCCAAATCCGAGATTACTCTCAACTCAAAGGTAAGTGCGGAGTGTGTGAGTTCAAGGATATATGTGGAGGGAGTCGGGCCCGTGCCTATGCGGTAACAGGAGATTATATGCAAAGCGATCCTTATTGTATCTATCGCCCTCAAAAACCCAAAGAGAGTAATAATGGTTCCTTAATTAGGTCTGGTCAGCCTCGGTCGGGCTTTTAG